One segment of Candidatus Nitrospira nitrosa DNA contains the following:
- a CDS encoding sensor histidine kinase has protein sequence MESATNHQAQAPPLHDDVRKLPNGSTSGITASFQRIIRWFQALTIEQRVLTGFSLVFVGILIISAISYHNTNGLLRSSGLDGRSHELIQLLDSIDAAMSEAEGTHRRYLVTGEQAYLEAYKRVIAQKPTFLTYLNELTKDSPEQQRRAGELTRLMERQVSVESKVITQVQERGVQSVSKMALEGAGRRELDGIRQIISEMDVYERQAVNRRVITSAASTRDTIMLLAIGAGLQLVLLASVYYLIRHDIIERRRVADELQRRGELLEAANKELEAFSYSVSHDLRAPLRHIDGYAALLRKSVDQSLNEKAARYLQTISEAAKQMGQLIDDLLVFSRMGRQDMLQTTVNMDQLIKGIQSDLRLDLHGRQISWTIASLPEVKGDPSMLRQVFTNLLTNALKFTSTKPIASIEIGVEPPSSDEIVMYVRDNGVGFDMQYAPKLFGVFQRLHRADEFEGTGIGLANVRRIVHRHGGRTWADGVPDKGATFYVALPKGGSKDDTHQADCAR, from the coding sequence ATGGAATCAGCCACCAACCATCAGGCCCAAGCTCCCCCTCTGCATGATGACGTGCGCAAACTTCCCAACGGTTCGACTTCAGGGATCACTGCGTCTTTTCAGCGTATCATCCGGTGGTTTCAGGCGCTGACGATCGAGCAACGAGTTCTGACAGGGTTCAGCCTTGTATTTGTCGGAATTCTCATCATTAGTGCGATCTCGTATCACAATACTAACGGTCTGCTGAGGAGCAGTGGGCTCGATGGTCGGAGTCATGAGTTGATCCAACTGCTCGACAGCATAGACGCTGCGATGAGTGAAGCTGAAGGTACGCATCGGCGGTATCTGGTGACGGGTGAGCAAGCCTATCTGGAGGCCTATAAGCGTGTGATTGCTCAGAAACCCACATTCTTGACCTATCTCAATGAATTGACCAAGGATTCGCCTGAACAACAGCGGCGTGCCGGCGAGCTTACTCGGTTGATGGAGCGTCAGGTGAGTGTCGAGTCAAAGGTGATCACTCAAGTCCAGGAACGCGGCGTCCAATCCGTCAGTAAAATGGCATTGGAGGGCGCAGGGAGACGCGAACTCGACGGGATCCGTCAGATTATTAGCGAGATGGATGTGTATGAACGACAAGCAGTGAATCGACGGGTCATTACATCCGCTGCAAGTACACGCGATACGATCATGCTGTTGGCTATCGGTGCTGGTTTACAGCTGGTGCTGCTCGCATCGGTGTACTACCTGATTCGCCACGATATCATCGAACGCCGTCGTGTGGCTGATGAGCTACAACGCCGAGGAGAACTTCTTGAGGCTGCCAATAAGGAGTTGGAGGCATTTAGTTATTCGGTGTCTCATGATCTTCGCGCGCCGTTGCGACACATTGACGGCTACGCTGCCCTCTTGCGCAAGTCCGTGGACCAGTCACTGAATGAAAAAGCTGCCCGGTATTTACAGACGATTTCAGAAGCTGCGAAGCAGATGGGACAGCTGATCGATGATCTGCTGGTGTTCTCTCGTATGGGCCGTCAAGACATGCTGCAGACGACGGTGAACATGGATCAGTTGATCAAGGGTATTCAGTCCGATCTGCGCCTTGACTTGCACGGGCGTCAGATATCATGGACAATCGCGTCACTACCTGAGGTAAAAGGCGATCCGTCCATGCTTCGACAGGTCTTCACGAATTTACTCACCAATGCACTGAAGTTTACGAGCACAAAGCCCATAGCCTCCATTGAGATTGGAGTCGAACCTCCCAGCTCCGACGAGATCGTGATGTATGTGCGTGACAACGGTGTGGGATTCGATATGCAGTACGCTCCGAAGTTGTTCGGGGTGTTTCAGAGACTACACCGGGCTGACGAGTTCGAAGGAACAGGGATCGGACTTGCCAATGTTCGTCGGATCGTTCATCGTCATGGAGGTCGGACATGGGCCGACGGTGTCCCGGATAAGGGAGCCACCTTCTATGTTGCGCTGCCCAAAGGGGGATCCAAGGATGACACTCACCAAGCCGATTGTGCTCGCTGA
- a CDS encoding response regulator: MTLTKPIVLAEDNPRDAELALAAMEEEHISDKVVLCHDGAEVLDYLYCRGHFKARLKGNPAVVFLDLKMPKVNGLEVLRTIKADTNLRAIPVVMLTSSREERDLAESYTLGANAYVVKPVEFQQFLSAVKELGVFWGVINEPPPERAWSHQ, translated from the coding sequence ATGACACTCACCAAGCCGATTGTGCTCGCTGAAGATAATCCTCGTGATGCGGAACTTGCGCTGGCTGCCATGGAGGAAGAGCATATCTCCGATAAAGTTGTTCTGTGTCATGACGGCGCCGAAGTCTTGGACTATTTGTACTGTCGGGGACACTTCAAGGCGCGGTTGAAAGGGAATCCCGCAGTGGTGTTTCTTGACCTGAAGATGCCGAAGGTCAATGGGCTGGAGGTCTTGCGCACCATCAAAGCAGATACCAATTTGCGAGCCATTCCCGTCGTCATGTTGACGTCATCTCGCGAGGAGAGGGACTTGGCCGAGAGTTATACCCTTGGCGCCAACGCGTATGTCGTGAAACCTGTGGAGTTTCAGCAGTTCTTATCGGCGGTCAAGGAGTTAGGGGTATTTTGGGGGGTGATCAATGAACCACCCCCGGAACGAGCCTGGTCCCATCAGTAA
- a CDS encoding response regulator, giving the protein MKTPLRIVHLEPSGEDGERIGTILANGGIACVIHRVETQQSFTTGITDDRTDLILAEFHTPGCGGDTAFTVAQKMASHVPFIFVSTSINESLITELLNRGVTDIISKDALGRLIPAVRRIVKEQQEREARREAEESLREHQLQLRHIQKLEAVGRLAGGLAHDFNNLLTVILGHSQVVLNEIDVAHPLRTQIQEMHNAGERARVLIRQLLMFSRKRPSEARVISLNTLLDDFESMLRRVIGEDIQLTVNLSQDDLRIKMDPALVEQIVMNLVVNARDAMPNGGRLTLELQLMHLDQAPRYHVMDLSPGEYVKLSVSDTGCGMSPEVQTHMFQPFFTTKDEEKGTGLGLSTVFDIVTQGGGGLDVTTMIGEGTRVDVYFPRSVGAIGPATGEPSAETSLGGHETVLLVEDDEAVRLLIRDELRKLGYRIVEARNGIEACLVATPYVGKLQLLLTDIVMPGMSGTELARHLRVIKPELKILFISGYEDDVGVGAGDTAIAYLQKPFTTETLAGTVRHLLDQTSRGQVRQGPAPGDLAQPQASVHHDA; this is encoded by the coding sequence ATGAAGACTCCGCTACGAATAGTCCATCTTGAACCAAGCGGCGAGGACGGTGAACGTATCGGCACCATATTGGCGAATGGTGGGATTGCCTGTGTGATCCACCGTGTGGAGACTCAACAGTCATTTACGACAGGTATTACTGATGATCGGACGGATCTTATTCTGGCGGAATTCCACACACCTGGATGTGGTGGAGACACTGCCTTTACCGTGGCACAAAAAATGGCTTCTCACGTCCCGTTCATCTTTGTGTCGACATCCATCAACGAATCCCTGATCACTGAACTATTGAATCGTGGGGTCACCGATATCATCTCCAAGGATGCATTGGGCCGTTTGATTCCGGCCGTGCGGCGGATCGTGAAAGAGCAACAAGAGCGAGAAGCACGAAGAGAAGCGGAGGAATCCCTGCGTGAGCATCAATTGCAATTGCGCCACATCCAAAAGTTGGAAGCCGTCGGTCGACTCGCTGGAGGACTGGCCCACGATTTTAACAACTTACTGACTGTGATTCTTGGGCATAGCCAGGTGGTGCTCAACGAAATCGATGTAGCTCATCCATTGAGAACTCAAATACAAGAGATGCACAACGCCGGTGAGCGGGCGAGGGTCCTCATTCGCCAATTGCTCATGTTCAGTCGGAAACGACCCTCAGAGGCAAGAGTCATTAGCCTCAATACCCTCCTTGATGATTTTGAATCCATGCTTCGTCGAGTGATCGGTGAGGATATCCAATTAACCGTGAATTTGAGTCAGGATGATCTTCGTATCAAGATGGATCCCGCATTAGTCGAGCAGATCGTGATGAATCTTGTCGTGAACGCGAGGGATGCCATGCCGAATGGAGGTAGGCTGACGCTTGAGTTACAGTTGATGCACCTTGACCAAGCTCCACGGTATCACGTGATGGACTTGTCTCCCGGCGAGTATGTAAAACTGTCCGTGTCCGATACGGGTTGTGGGATGTCGCCCGAGGTGCAAACGCACATGTTCCAACCGTTCTTTACGACGAAGGATGAGGAGAAGGGAACAGGACTGGGACTCTCAACCGTCTTTGACATCGTGACTCAGGGTGGTGGTGGCTTGGACGTGACCACGATGATTGGTGAAGGGACACGCGTTGATGTGTACTTTCCCCGTAGCGTGGGAGCGATCGGCCCGGCAACCGGAGAGCCTTCAGCGGAGACGTCGCTGGGAGGGCATGAAACGGTTCTGTTGGTAGAGGATGATGAAGCCGTGCGACTCCTGATTCGGGATGAACTGCGTAAGCTGGGATATCGAATTGTTGAGGCAAGAAATGGGATCGAGGCGTGTCTGGTTGCCACGCCGTATGTTGGGAAGCTTCAACTCTTGCTGACCGATATTGTGATGCCGGGCATGAGCGGGACGGAGCTTGCTCGCCATCTTCGTGTCATCAAACCGGAATTGAAAATTCTTTTTATTTCAGGATATGAGGACGACGTCGGAGTCGGGGCCGGCGATACGGCGATTGCCTATCTGCAGAAACCGTTCACTACTGAAACGTTGGCTGGGACGGTTCGGCACCTTCTCGACCAGACATCCAGGGGACAGGTACGCCAAGGTCCAGCGCCGGGGGACCTGGCACAACCCCAGGCGTCAGTCCATCATGATGCATAG
- a CDS encoding phosphodiester glycosidase family protein, with translation MNSRCQWRSSLVRYVGFAVSAVMLLPGLCLGQHISWERLSEGLMVSVWKPIQSCPTLPTMLVVDLDPERTRFSVHHYAQEGFAQPPKIGEWQQRTGHHLVFNAGLFRDNFSYLGLLYQGGRSVGSRRHNSWQGLFVAEPTVPGLKKARVFDLASDRFDEGQPVYAEAAQALMLLDQFGKIRVRDSGKHAYQTIVAETEKGHILIFKSLGVVPLYDIGRCFKETLPTVRRAMAMDGGSSSDLRIVESLWAKDLHSQEGDSWKSLFSGSTNFHIPLPTVIGVSPR, from the coding sequence ATGAACAGCAGGTGTCAGTGGCGATCTAGTCTCGTGCGATACGTCGGATTCGCTGTTTCAGCTGTCATGCTGCTGCCTGGGTTGTGTCTTGGCCAGCATATTTCCTGGGAGCGGCTTTCCGAAGGTCTCATGGTTTCCGTCTGGAAACCGATTCAGTCCTGCCCGACATTACCCACCATGCTGGTAGTAGACCTAGACCCGGAGCGCACGAGGTTCTCGGTTCATCATTATGCTCAGGAGGGATTCGCGCAGCCACCCAAGATCGGGGAGTGGCAACAGCGAACAGGCCATCACCTCGTGTTTAATGCGGGACTATTTCGCGACAATTTCAGCTATCTTGGCCTTCTCTATCAAGGTGGCCGTTCAGTCGGAAGTCGCCGCCATAATTCATGGCAAGGGCTGTTCGTGGCAGAACCGACTGTTCCTGGCCTGAAGAAAGCACGGGTATTCGATTTGGCTTCAGACCGGTTCGATGAAGGTCAGCCTGTCTATGCAGAAGCGGCCCAAGCTCTCATGTTGCTTGACCAATTTGGTAAGATCCGTGTCCGTGATTCAGGAAAGCATGCCTACCAAACGATTGTGGCCGAGACCGAGAAGGGACATATTTTAATCTTTAAGAGTCTCGGTGTCGTTCCTCTCTACGATATTGGCCGCTGCTTCAAGGAGACGCTTCCCACCGTGCGTCGGGCCATGGCGATGGATGGAGGGTCTTCTTCTGATCTGCGTATCGTAGAATCACTGTGGGCGAAGGATCTGCATAGTCAGGAAGGAGATTCATGGAAGAGTCTGTTCAGCGGCAGTACGAATTTTCATATCCCGCTGCCTACCGTGATAGGGGTAAGTCCCAGATGA
- the pyrE gene encoding orotate phosphoribosyltransferase, with product MTLREQLAKAFHDTGSFKWDRTNGFKLASGEISPFYVDCRALMAHPEARRLVAQLAYDALVQVEFDCLGGLEIGAIPIAVTISDFACAASPPKIWRTFVVRKQAKDHGLGKLIEGSTHPGDRVLIVDDVLTSGGSLLKAVGAAREAGLQVDHALVIVDRQEQDGKARVEKERVQLRSLLTIQDLIHVTKKSS from the coding sequence GTGACTCTTCGAGAACAACTGGCCAAAGCGTTCCACGACACCGGATCCTTTAAGTGGGATCGCACCAATGGGTTCAAGTTGGCGTCAGGAGAAATCAGCCCATTCTACGTTGATTGTCGCGCGCTCATGGCGCATCCGGAGGCTCGTCGGCTGGTTGCCCAACTGGCCTATGACGCTCTCGTACAAGTCGAGTTTGACTGTTTAGGTGGCCTTGAGATCGGAGCGATCCCAATCGCCGTGACCATTTCTGACTTCGCCTGTGCCGCCTCCCCACCAAAAATTTGGCGGACGTTCGTCGTCCGCAAACAAGCCAAAGATCATGGGTTAGGAAAGTTGATCGAGGGCAGCACTCACCCCGGTGACCGAGTATTAATCGTAGACGATGTCCTCACCAGTGGCGGATCGCTACTGAAAGCGGTAGGGGCTGCACGGGAGGCCGGACTTCAGGTGGATCATGCGTTGGTGATTGTCGATCGGCAAGAACAGGATGGGAAAGCGCGTGTCGAGAAGGAACGGGTTCAGTTGAGAAGTCTCTTAACCATTCAGGATCTGATACATGTGACGAAGAAATCCTCGTAG
- a CDS encoding Lcl C-terminal domain-containing protein, protein MILALGLGIAGFQFLAGPTGQKEALIADIIKNWQEAHPSAERFLILPDFHDEAVLDKDTSLIWEISPQATSVTWNEARVTCAKRTTGGQKGWRLPAPAEMRSLVGPAVDSPIPNIPPGHPFLNIQPTSYWTVVSEANQPSYAKYVDAFLGNVLSFLQIYTYPVWCVRNPLAPPVS, encoded by the coding sequence GTGATTCTCGCCCTTGGACTTGGCATTGCTGGATTTCAGTTCCTTGCCGGGCCAACCGGCCAAAAGGAGGCGCTTATTGCAGATATCATTAAGAACTGGCAGGAAGCACATCCATCAGCAGAGCGGTTCCTGATCTTGCCGGACTTCCATGATGAAGCTGTGCTGGACAAGGATACCAGTCTCATATGGGAGATCTCACCACAAGCCACGAGCGTCACGTGGAATGAGGCCCGTGTCACCTGTGCAAAGAGAACTACCGGAGGACAAAAAGGATGGCGGCTGCCGGCACCAGCAGAAATGCGCAGTTTGGTGGGACCTGCAGTGGACTCTCCGATCCCCAATATCCCACCAGGGCATCCGTTCCTGAATATCCAGCCGACATCGTATTGGACGGTCGTTTCCGAAGCGAACCAGCCATCTTACGCCAAATACGTTGATGCCTTCCTCGGGAACGTGCTCAGCTTTCTGCAGATCTATACCTACCCCGTCTGGTGCGTTCGCAATCCACTCGCACCCCCTGTCTCTTAA
- the amoC gene encoding bacterial ammonia monooxygenase, subunit AmoC: protein MAASSERGYDVSQWYDSKPVKIGWFAMLAIGVFWVLYQRTFGYSHGLDSMTPEFESVWMGLWRFNILANAIFFAVSIGWIWVTRDRNLANLDPKLELKRYFYWMGWLVCYIWGVYYAGSYTLEQDAAWHQVIIRDTSFTASHIVAFYGTFPLYITCGVSSYLYAQTRLPLYSQATSFPLVAAVVGPMFILPNVGLNEWGHAFWFVDELFAAPLHWGFVTLGWCGLFGAAGGVAAQIVSRMSNLADVIWNNAPKSILDPFPAQVQSASAKSVY from the coding sequence ATGGCAGCATCAAGTGAGCGAGGGTATGACGTCTCGCAGTGGTACGATTCAAAGCCGGTGAAGATCGGCTGGTTTGCGATGTTGGCGATCGGGGTGTTTTGGGTTCTGTACCAGCGGACCTTCGGGTATTCGCATGGGCTGGATTCGATGACCCCGGAGTTTGAGTCGGTGTGGATGGGGCTGTGGCGGTTTAACATTTTGGCCAACGCCATCTTCTTTGCCGTCTCGATCGGGTGGATCTGGGTGACGCGGGATCGGAACCTGGCGAACCTAGACCCGAAGCTGGAGTTGAAGCGGTACTTTTACTGGATGGGCTGGTTGGTGTGCTACATCTGGGGCGTGTACTACGCAGGCAGCTACACGTTGGAACAGGATGCGGCGTGGCATCAAGTGATCATCCGGGACACGAGCTTTACGGCGAGCCACATCGTGGCGTTCTACGGGACGTTCCCGCTGTACATTACGTGCGGCGTGTCGAGCTACCTGTATGCGCAGACGCGGTTGCCGCTGTATAGCCAAGCGACGTCGTTCCCGTTGGTGGCGGCGGTGGTAGGGCCGATGTTCATTCTGCCGAACGTGGGGCTCAACGAGTGGGGGCATGCGTTCTGGTTTGTGGATGAGCTGTTTGCGGCGCCGTTGCACTGGGGCTTTGTGACGTTGGGCTGGTGCGGGTTGTTCGGCGCGGCCGGTGGCGTGGCGGCGCAGATCGTGAGCCGGATGTCGAATCTGGCGGACGTGATCTGGAACAACGCCCCGAAGAGCATCTTGGATCCGTTCCCGGCTCAGGTGCAGAGCGCCAGCGCCAAGAGCGTGTACTAA
- a CDS encoding RNA recognition motif domain-containing protein, with protein sequence MGSKLYVGGLPYSVTEQQLSDTFGAHGTVASAKIISDKFTGQSRGFGFVEMSSDAEAAAAITALHGSEMGGRTLTVNEAKPMERSGGGGGGFGGGGGGGRGGKRDRW encoded by the coding sequence ATGGGTTCAAAGCTTTACGTCGGTGGGTTGCCGTATTCGGTGACCGAGCAGCAATTGTCTGACACATTCGGGGCCCATGGCACGGTGGCCTCGGCAAAGATCATCTCGGATAAGTTCACGGGACAGTCGCGTGGATTTGGCTTCGTGGAGATGTCTTCGGATGCTGAGGCAGCCGCGGCAATCACGGCACTCCATGGGTCAGAGATGGGTGGCCGCACGTTAACGGTCAATGAAGCGAAACCAATGGAACGTTCTGGCGGCGGTGGTGGTGGTTTCGGTGGTGGCGGCGGCGGTGGCCGTGGTGGAAAGCGCGATCGCTGGTAA
- a CDS encoding FRG domain-containing protein yields MELDSWEKFEARITSLFSRIEEFRKTQKPLHVSTPIFRGQSDATWELETTLDRFAKRRFGREEYFAAIRAVRPAVISLTGKEWDLPQSFDPEDSVPSGYEFMIYLRHHGFPSPLLDWTRSPYVAAYFAFRPNGSPEKEKVAIYAFTEYIGEAKGWASDIPSIHGLGPYVISHKRHYAQQCEYTICKVADQEGDFYESHQIGIVTGGGPQDVMIKYILPTTEREKVLISLQRMNVTASSLFGSEESLMETFGLPRNRQRQRTVIFDQAKDGWEMFHST; encoded by the coding sequence ATGGAACTCGATAGTTGGGAAAAGTTTGAAGCTAGGATCACAAGCCTATTCAGTCGGATAGAGGAATTCAGGAAGACCCAAAAGCCGTTGCACGTTTCCACGCCAATTTTTAGAGGACAATCGGATGCAACCTGGGAGCTAGAAACGACGTTAGATCGCTTCGCGAAACGAAGATTTGGAAGAGAAGAATACTTCGCCGCCATTCGTGCTGTAAGACCAGCAGTCATTTCACTCACCGGAAAAGAGTGGGACCTCCCTCAAAGCTTCGATCCTGAAGATTCTGTTCCATCCGGGTACGAATTCATGATTTATCTGCGGCATCATGGGTTTCCATCACCGTTGCTTGATTGGACCCGCTCACCTTACGTCGCCGCATACTTTGCCTTCAGACCAAACGGGAGCCCAGAGAAAGAAAAGGTTGCCATCTACGCGTTTACTGAATATATAGGCGAAGCCAAAGGTTGGGCATCAGACATTCCTAGCATTCATGGGTTGGGCCCCTATGTAATCAGCCACAAGCGCCACTATGCTCAACAGTGCGAATATACAATCTGCAAAGTCGCTGACCAGGAGGGTGATTTCTATGAAAGCCATCAGATCGGGATTGTCACCGGCGGGGGCCCGCAAGACGTAATGATAAAATACATTCTTCCCACGACTGAGCGAGAGAAAGTTTTGATAAGTTTGCAACGTATGAATGTGACAGCATCCTCGTTGTTTGGGAGCGAGGAAAGCCTCATGGAAACGTTCGGCCTACCAAGAAATCGGCAAAGACAGAGGACTGTAATCTTCGACCAAGCAAAAGATGGATGGGAAATGTTCCACTCAACGTGA